A genomic segment from Yimella sp. cx-51 encodes:
- a CDS encoding DUF6394 family protein translates to MNLEKVVFGFFVLLSATLNFGFFLGDLSNPHVHNVYELFAAIVVNCIALMLKFGDRTQVGAVHLATSLVALLQLLGAAAVWVFAVQIGGEALNAENTASMVSLSGGALLANIVSVVLLVIETVSYRRR, encoded by the coding sequence GTGAACCTTGAAAAGGTGGTCTTCGGCTTCTTCGTGCTGTTGTCGGCGACCCTGAACTTCGGTTTCTTCCTCGGCGACCTGTCGAATCCGCACGTCCACAATGTCTACGAGCTCTTCGCCGCGATCGTCGTCAACTGCATCGCGCTGATGCTGAAGTTCGGCGACCGCACCCAGGTGGGCGCGGTCCACCTCGCAACGAGCCTGGTCGCCCTGCTGCAGCTGCTGGGCGCTGCTGCGGTCTGGGTCTTTGCGGTGCAGATCGGCGGCGAGGCGCTCAACGCCGAGAACACCGCGAGCATGGTGTCGCTGTCGGGTGGCGCCCTGCTGGCCAACATCGTCTCGGTCGTGCTGCTGGTGATCGAGACCGTGTCGTACCGGCGGCGCTGA
- a CDS encoding NAD-binding protein codes for MVNILSILNRRSRAVTQRRARRRPVPIPTGLPTTDAVFLVLRRMRMPLIVLITTFSIATLGMTFIPGTDADGNPYKLSAFDALYQMTMTVTTVGYTEAPYPFSYPQRMWMTASIFMLVLSWAYTIGVIFSMMQDTAFQDALASQRFRRKVRAMREPFMLLVGYGVAGQAVGAELDKRRRRFVVVERTEDRVEALWTHELTADVPALEASGRTPAALGLAGLGHPSCEAVLALTDDDEANLAVVMSTSLLRPEMPVIARCTDPVIQPRMEDFGPTAIINPDDRYGGYLAMSLHQPITHQLIQWLMDNDEHELPEASTGLTDGEWVVAGNCQFGEEVAADLRAAGLEVDLVDPTALPESFDDVAGFVAASVNDLTNIALAEQVRLANSDVYLCVQQRTNAYAALLKAMEIDSIYISTELVAREVLARVLTPVFWQFLEQVMQQDERFAIALRDRLIERCGTRAPERDLIELVPQKAPAACEWIEHHTLRLGELFRHPEDRSQPLAVVPMMLIRDGSTTLIPDDDIELQIGDRILVCGTSRGLADGYDVLYHPATVEYLATGRQVPDTWLWRKITRYRAS; via the coding sequence ATGGTCAACATCCTCAGCATTCTCAACCGGCGCTCGCGGGCCGTCACGCAGCGGCGGGCCCGTCGCCGTCCGGTGCCGATCCCGACCGGCCTGCCCACCACCGACGCCGTCTTCTTGGTGTTGCGCCGCATGCGCATGCCGCTGATCGTGCTGATCACCACCTTCAGCATCGCGACGCTCGGGATGACCTTCATCCCCGGCACGGACGCCGATGGCAACCCGTACAAGCTCTCTGCGTTCGACGCGCTCTACCAGATGACGATGACGGTCACGACCGTCGGTTACACCGAGGCGCCTTACCCCTTCAGCTATCCGCAGCGCATGTGGATGACCGCCTCGATCTTCATGCTCGTGCTCAGTTGGGCCTACACCATCGGTGTGATCTTCTCGATGATGCAGGACACCGCGTTCCAGGACGCCCTGGCCTCCCAGCGCTTCCGGCGCAAGGTGCGAGCGATGCGCGAGCCCTTCATGCTGCTGGTCGGATACGGCGTCGCGGGGCAGGCGGTCGGCGCCGAACTCGACAAGCGCCGCCGCCGGTTCGTGGTGGTCGAGCGCACCGAGGATCGCGTCGAGGCTCTCTGGACGCACGAACTCACCGCCGATGTCCCTGCGCTCGAAGCCAGTGGACGCACGCCGGCCGCGCTCGGCCTTGCGGGCCTGGGCCATCCCAGCTGCGAGGCCGTCCTGGCCCTGACCGACGACGACGAGGCCAACCTCGCAGTGGTCATGAGCACCTCCCTGCTGCGCCCGGAGATGCCGGTGATCGCACGGTGCACAGACCCGGTGATCCAACCGCGGATGGAGGATTTCGGGCCGACCGCGATCATCAACCCCGACGACCGCTACGGCGGTTACCTGGCGATGTCGCTACACCAGCCGATCACCCACCAGTTGATCCAGTGGCTGATGGACAACGACGAGCACGAGCTGCCCGAGGCCAGCACCGGCCTCACCGACGGTGAATGGGTGGTCGCGGGCAACTGTCAGTTCGGTGAGGAGGTCGCCGCTGACCTGCGCGCAGCCGGGCTCGAGGTCGATCTGGTCGACCCGACTGCACTGCCGGAGTCGTTCGACGATGTCGCCGGTTTCGTCGCCGCGAGCGTGAATGATCTGACGAACATCGCCCTGGCCGAGCAGGTGCGCCTGGCCAACTCCGACGTCTACCTGTGTGTGCAACAGCGCACCAACGCCTACGCGGCCTTGCTCAAGGCGATGGAGATCGACTCGATCTACATCTCCACCGAGCTGGTCGCGCGCGAGGTGCTCGCACGCGTGCTGACGCCTGTCTTCTGGCAGTTCCTGGAGCAGGTGATGCAGCAGGACGAGCGGTTCGCGATCGCGTTGCGCGACAGGCTGATCGAGCGCTGCGGTACCCGCGCGCCCGAGCGCGACCTGATCGAACTCGTCCCGCAGAAGGCACCTGCGGCGTGCGAGTGGATCGAGCACCACACACTCCGGCTGGGAGAGCTCTTCCGGCACCCCGAAGACCGCTCCCAGCCATTGGCCGTGGTGCCGATGATGCTCATCAGGGACGGCTCGACGACGCTCATCCCGGACGACGACATCGAACTGCAGATCGGCGACCGCATCCTGGTGTGCGGCACCAGCCGCGGGCTCGCTGACGGGTATGACGTGCTCTACCACCCCGCGACGGTCGAGTATCTCGCCACTGGACGCCAGGTGCCCGACACCTGGCTGTGGCGCAAGATCACCCGCTACCGCGCCAGCTGA
- a CDS encoding class I SAM-dependent methyltransferase has product MTDYQAIPSPNIWNHPEVYEIENRGVDPDGAIWEAMRSVTDWAGKRVLDIGCGTGFHLPLLAETAADVIGVEPHEPLVRTAQQRVAGMPTVDVRLGRAEMLPVEEASVDVMHNRWAYFFGRGCEPGLAELDRVMAPGGVAFVVDNDASRSRFGQWFRQALPTYDPVSIERFWDQQGWEKIPVMMRWQFASRADFEAVVAIEFDAQNTARILAEHEGTGVDYAVWVRWKRY; this is encoded by the coding sequence GTGACTGACTACCAGGCGATTCCGTCGCCGAACATCTGGAATCACCCCGAGGTCTACGAGATCGAGAACCGCGGCGTCGACCCGGACGGCGCGATCTGGGAGGCCATGCGGTCGGTCACCGACTGGGCCGGCAAGCGCGTACTCGACATCGGTTGCGGCACCGGTTTCCACCTACCGCTGCTGGCCGAGACCGCTGCCGACGTCATCGGGGTCGAGCCCCATGAACCGCTGGTGCGAACAGCCCAGCAACGGGTGGCCGGGATGCCCACGGTGGACGTCCGGCTCGGCCGCGCCGAAATGCTGCCGGTGGAGGAAGCGTCAGTCGACGTCATGCACAACCGGTGGGCCTACTTCTTCGGACGCGGTTGCGAGCCGGGTCTGGCCGAGCTCGACCGGGTGATGGCTCCGGGCGGGGTGGCCTTCGTCGTCGACAACGACGCCTCCCGCTCGAGGTTCGGGCAGTGGTTCCGGCAGGCGCTGCCGACCTACGACCCTGTTTCGATCGAACGCTTCTGGGACCAGCAGGGCTGGGAAAAGATCCCGGTCATGATGCGTTGGCAGTTCGCGTCGCGCGCCGACTTCGAGGCCGTGGTCGCTATCGAGTTCGACGCGCAGAACACTGCACGGATCCTCGCCGAACACGAGGGCACCGGCGTCGACTACGCGGTCTGGGTGCGCTGGAAGCGCTACTGA
- a CDS encoding Ppx/GppA phosphatase family protein, with protein sequence MRLGVIDVGSNTVHLLVVDAHQGARPLPASSHKRQLRLSEFTDDDGHIASAGIDQLVEFVRECQEIAEDQGIEDLLAFATSAIREAPNGEFVLDQVRNRSGLDLQVLPGEDEARLTFLAVRRWFGWSAGRLLVVDIGGGSLELINGIDEEPEVAMSLLLGAGRVTRQLHGDPPPAAELKAMRKRIRSDIARELRPLTKAGTPDRVVGTSKTIRSLARACGAAPSADGPFVKRTLSRSDLSELVPKLAKMPAAERVALPGVSAGRAQQMLAGAMVLEGVMDLLDIEELELCPWAMREGIILRRLDWLDD encoded by the coding sequence ATGCGCCTGGGTGTGATCGACGTCGGCTCGAACACCGTCCATCTTCTGGTCGTCGATGCCCATCAGGGCGCGCGGCCGCTTCCCGCGTCCTCCCACAAGAGGCAGTTGCGTCTCTCGGAGTTCACCGACGACGACGGCCACATCGCCTCGGCCGGTATCGACCAACTGGTCGAGTTCGTGCGGGAGTGCCAGGAGATCGCCGAAGACCAAGGCATCGAAGACCTGCTCGCCTTCGCCACCAGTGCCATCCGTGAGGCGCCCAACGGCGAGTTCGTGCTCGATCAGGTGCGCAACCGCTCCGGTCTCGACCTGCAGGTGCTGCCCGGCGAGGACGAGGCGCGGCTCACCTTCCTGGCGGTCCGGCGATGGTTCGGTTGGTCTGCGGGACGCCTGCTCGTCGTCGACATCGGCGGTGGATCCCTTGAGTTGATCAACGGTATCGACGAAGAACCCGAAGTGGCGATGAGCCTGCTGCTCGGTGCCGGACGCGTGACCCGCCAGTTGCACGGCGACCCGCCACCGGCGGCGGAGTTGAAGGCGATGCGCAAGCGGATCCGTTCCGACATCGCCCGCGAACTGCGCCCGCTGACCAAGGCCGGCACACCCGACCGCGTCGTGGGCACGAGCAAGACCATCCGTTCGCTCGCGCGCGCCTGTGGCGCCGCACCGTCGGCCGATGGCCCCTTCGTCAAACGCACCCTTTCTCGCAGCGACCTGTCGGAGCTGGTGCCGAAGCTGGCGAAGATGCCAGCCGCCGAACGCGTCGCGCTGCCCGGCGTTTCAGCAGGTCGGGCACAGCAGATGCTGGCCGGCGCGATGGTGCTCGAAGGGGTCATGGATCTCCTCGACATCGAAGAGCTCGAACTGTGTCCGTGGGCGATGCGTGAGGGCATCATCCTGCGCCGGTTGGACTGGCTGGACGACTGA
- a CDS encoding sugar phosphate isomerase/epimerase has translation MPDSRVALSTSSVYPLSVVGAFDLADRLGYDGLEVMVWTDPVSQESGALNRLIDHYGLPVVSIHAPTLLLTQRVWGTEPWDKIDNSVRLAQEVGAEVVVVHPPFRWQKEYATGFAEGIAQREADSGMAIAVENMFPWRARGREMLAYLPHWDPREENYAHVTLDLSHTATAGTDALEMVDDLGERLRHLHLADGLGSFKDEHLVPGRGGQPCAEVLEKLAAQRFAGDVVVEVGTRKQTDEDRELDLAEALAFARLHLAAIGKS, from the coding sequence GTGCCTGACAGCCGGGTGGCTCTGTCGACCTCGTCGGTCTACCCGTTGTCGGTCGTCGGGGCCTTCGACCTCGCGGATCGTCTCGGGTACGACGGTCTGGAGGTCATGGTCTGGACCGACCCTGTCAGCCAGGAATCGGGCGCGCTCAACCGCTTGATCGATCATTACGGGCTGCCCGTCGTTTCCATCCACGCACCGACGCTGCTGCTCACCCAACGCGTCTGGGGCACCGAACCCTGGGACAAGATCGACAACTCCGTGCGCCTGGCCCAAGAGGTCGGCGCCGAAGTGGTCGTGGTGCACCCGCCGTTCCGCTGGCAGAAGGAGTACGCGACCGGCTTCGCCGAGGGCATCGCACAACGAGAGGCCGATTCAGGCATGGCGATCGCCGTCGAGAACATGTTTCCGTGGCGAGCCCGCGGACGCGAGATGTTGGCCTACCTGCCGCACTGGGATCCGCGCGAGGAGAACTACGCGCACGTGACACTCGATCTGTCACATACCGCGACCGCCGGCACGGACGCGCTGGAGATGGTGGACGACCTGGGGGAGCGGTTGCGACATCTGCACTTGGCCGACGGCCTCGGGTCGTTCAAGGACGAACATCTCGTGCCCGGTCGAGGCGGACAACCCTGCGCCGAAGTGCTGGAAAAGCTTGCGGCACAACGATTTGCAGGCGACGTGGTGGTCGAGGTCGGCACGCGGAAGCAGACCGACGAAGACCGTGAACTCGACCTCGCCGAAGCGCTCGCGTTCGCACGGCTCCACCTCGCTGCGATCGGCAAATCGTGA
- a CDS encoding ATP-binding cassette domain-containing protein: MSRFGRAVCCVRRGAPRLSISSFRLSGVSYTYKGGRRALWEVSLSWPRTGVVALLGPNGSGKSTLLSLVVGTRRPSSGTLSSTPMSVGFLPQAATWPGRFTARELLAYAAWWNRVPKSEVEGRISSAAAALDVEDVLDQRIGQLSGGYVRRLMVAQAVVHAPEVVVLDEPSAGLDPRQRVRLREAIAELGSERLVIVATHLVEDIDQIADHVTILDEGEVVVDSGMDRIRATHGNAPGSPLERLYLGVVTR, translated from the coding sequence ATGTCGAGGTTTGGACGGGCGGTGTGTTGCGTGCGTAGGGGAGCGCCAAGACTTAGCATTTCCTCTTTTCGTTTGTCAGGCGTTTCGTATACATACAAAGGCGGGCGACGGGCGCTGTGGGAGGTCTCCCTTTCCTGGCCGCGCACCGGCGTGGTTGCCCTCCTCGGCCCGAACGGATCAGGAAAGTCCACGCTCTTGTCGCTCGTCGTCGGCACGCGCCGACCGTCGTCCGGCACGTTGTCGTCGACTCCGATGAGCGTCGGTTTTCTACCGCAGGCGGCAACGTGGCCGGGGCGATTCACCGCCCGGGAACTGCTGGCGTACGCAGCGTGGTGGAACAGAGTGCCGAAAAGCGAGGTGGAAGGCAGGATCTCTTCTGCTGCGGCTGCCCTTGACGTTGAAGACGTGCTTGATCAGCGGATCGGCCAGCTATCGGGCGGCTATGTGCGTCGACTCATGGTGGCGCAAGCGGTGGTTCACGCGCCAGAGGTGGTCGTACTCGATGAGCCGAGCGCTGGCCTCGACCCTCGGCAACGGGTAAGGCTCCGTGAAGCTATTGCCGAACTCGGAAGCGAGCGATTGGTCATCGTCGCAACTCATCTGGTGGAGGACATCGACCAGATCGCCGACCACGTCACGATCCTGGACGAAGGCGAAGTCGTCGTCGATTCCGGCATGGACCGGATCCGCGCCACTCACGGGAACGCGCCCGGCAGTCCACTGGAGCGGCTGTACCTAGGGGTCGTGACACGGTGA
- a CDS encoding circularly permuted type 2 ATP-grasp protein, with translation MTGIFDAYQTRPNTFDEMFTESGETRAAYAGVRRQVEHLAPSDVRTRADYLSHTYLDQGVTFDIGGEERPFPVDIVPRLIDNQAWSVVDAGVAQRVRALEAFLADIYGEGQVFNDGVIPRSVVTSSPHFLRAAKGINPPAGVRVHVSGIDLIRDAKGDFRVLEDNVRIPSGVSYVMTNRRAMSAALPEAFAHHRIRPVTQYPGKLLAALRACAPSGAGAGDPTVVVLSPGSYNAAYFEHALLARLMGVRLVEGRDLVAQAGRVSVRTTNGLVPVHVIYRRVDDDFLDPVHFKRDSVLGVPGLLNAARRGNVTIANAVGNGVADDKLVYTYVPDLIRYYLAQEPILPNVDTWRMEDPEHREQVLDRLGELVVKPVDGAGGKGIVIGPRATQQELDALRARLLDDPRGWIAQPVVQLSTVPTLIGDQLAPRHVDLRPFAINDGDKVWVLPGGLTRVALPEGELIVNSSQGGGSKDTWVLAPEPGDPVRTAEQAHDASVLHPAHRTARAAALREGGTTDEPASESTMVSTQSQSQSQSQSGSQTQSQSQSSGAPSDGGIR, from the coding sequence GTGACCGGGATCTTCGATGCGTACCAGACGCGCCCGAACACCTTTGACGAGATGTTCACCGAGTCGGGTGAGACCCGGGCGGCGTACGCGGGGGTGCGGCGGCAGGTCGAACACCTCGCGCCGAGCGACGTTCGCACACGGGCCGACTACCTCTCTCACACCTATCTCGACCAGGGCGTGACCTTCGACATCGGCGGTGAGGAACGACCCTTCCCGGTCGACATCGTCCCCAGGCTCATCGACAACCAGGCCTGGTCGGTCGTCGATGCCGGTGTGGCCCAACGAGTTCGGGCGCTCGAGGCGTTCCTGGCCGATATCTACGGTGAGGGCCAGGTGTTCAACGACGGCGTCATCCCGCGCAGCGTCGTCACCAGTAGCCCGCACTTCCTGCGCGCTGCCAAGGGCATCAACCCGCCGGCCGGCGTGCGCGTGCACGTGTCGGGCATCGATCTCATCCGCGATGCCAAGGGCGACTTCCGGGTGTTGGAGGACAACGTGCGCATCCCTTCCGGGGTGTCGTACGTGATGACCAATCGGCGGGCGATGTCGGCGGCGCTGCCCGAGGCCTTCGCGCACCACCGCATCCGCCCGGTCACGCAGTATCCCGGCAAATTGCTTGCGGCGTTGCGCGCCTGCGCACCCTCGGGCGCCGGCGCCGGAGACCCGACGGTCGTCGTCCTGTCGCCCGGGTCGTACAACGCCGCCTACTTCGAGCACGCACTGCTCGCCCGGTTGATGGGTGTGCGTCTGGTGGAAGGTCGCGACCTCGTGGCTCAAGCCGGACGCGTGAGCGTGCGCACCACCAATGGCCTGGTGCCGGTGCACGTCATCTATCGCCGGGTCGACGACGACTTCCTCGACCCTGTTCATTTCAAACGTGATTCGGTGCTCGGCGTGCCCGGCCTTCTAAACGCCGCCCGCCGCGGAAATGTCACGATCGCCAACGCGGTCGGCAACGGTGTCGCCGACGACAAGCTGGTCTACACCTACGTCCCTGACCTCATCCGCTACTACCTCGCGCAGGAGCCGATCCTGCCCAATGTCGATACGTGGCGGATGGAAGATCCGGAGCATCGGGAGCAGGTGCTCGACCGGCTCGGCGAACTCGTCGTCAAACCGGTCGACGGCGCCGGCGGCAAGGGCATCGTCATCGGCCCCCGAGCAACGCAGCAGGAGTTGGACGCGTTACGTGCCCGTTTGTTGGACGACCCGCGGGGCTGGATCGCCCAGCCCGTCGTCCAGCTCAGCACGGTGCCGACGCTGATCGGAGATCAACTCGCGCCACGCCACGTCGATCTGCGCCCGTTCGCGATCAACGACGGAGACAAGGTGTGGGTGCTGCCCGGAGGCCTCACCCGCGTCGCCCTGCCCGAGGGAGAGTTGATCGTCAACTCCAGCCAGGGCGGAGGCTCGAAGGACACCTGGGTGCTGGCCCCCGAGCCGGGCGATCCGGTACGTACCGCTGAGCAGGCACACGACGCGTCGGTGCTGCACCCGGCGCATCGCACCGCCCGCGCCGCTGCACTGCGCGAAGGCGGGACGACTGACGAGCCCGCGTCCGAATCGACGATGGTGAGCACGCAGAGCCAGTCGCAAAGCCAGAGTCAGTCGGGCTCGCAGACCCAGTCTCAGAGTCAGTCGTCCGGCGCACCTTCGGACGGGGGAATCCGCTGA
- a CDS encoding alpha-E domain-containing protein, with translation MLSRIAESLFWIGRYVERAEATARILDVHLQVLVEDPVLDRDAACRSLLAAMAVEWEGPADVADVLRVLLSDAQSPSAIAYALSMARDNARRSREIVSTELWEALNTTHLLVANGQLGRMRPSDAFRLVRERTNMIAALANSTQSHDDGWQFIKLGGMIERVDMTARMILMTTYGTGSAASWQVTLRACGASHAFTRAYRGSESPRAAAEFLLQDRLFPRSVSFALAEVATCLDRLDPKARRIGFSGDAKRIVGQALARLEYRSISELLGDVRGEMEQLQRVGVQATEAVSKRYFEGAIPPEWLRGGS, from the coding sequence ATGCTCAGTCGAATTGCGGAGTCGCTCTTCTGGATCGGCCGGTACGTCGAGCGGGCCGAAGCCACTGCGCGCATCCTCGACGTGCACCTGCAAGTGCTCGTCGAAGACCCGGTGCTCGACCGCGATGCAGCCTGTCGTTCGCTGCTTGCGGCCATGGCCGTCGAATGGGAGGGACCGGCCGACGTCGCCGACGTACTGCGGGTGCTGCTCAGCGACGCCCAGTCGCCGTCGGCCATCGCGTACGCGCTCAGCATGGCCCGTGACAACGCCCGCCGGTCGCGCGAGATCGTCTCCACCGAGCTGTGGGAAGCGCTCAACACCACCCATCTGCTGGTCGCCAACGGGCAACTGGGCCGCATGCGGCCCTCGGACGCCTTCCGCCTGGTGCGCGAGCGCACCAACATGATCGCCGCGCTCGCCAACAGCACCCAGAGCCATGACGACGGGTGGCAGTTCATCAAGCTCGGCGGAATGATCGAGCGGGTCGACATGACAGCCCGGATGATTCTGATGACCACCTACGGCACGGGTTCGGCGGCGTCCTGGCAGGTCACGCTCCGGGCTTGCGGCGCATCGCATGCCTTCACCCGTGCGTATCGCGGCTCGGAGTCGCCTCGCGCCGCCGCCGAGTTCCTGTTGCAGGACAGGCTCTTTCCGCGCTCGGTCTCGTTCGCGTTGGCCGAGGTGGCGACCTGCCTCGACCGGCTCGATCCGAAGGCGCGCCGCATCGGCTTCTCCGGTGATGCCAAGCGGATCGTCGGGCAGGCGCTTGCACGTCTGGAGTACCGCTCGATCAGCGAACTGCTGGGTGACGTACGCGGTGAGATGGAGCAGCTGCAGCGGGTCGGCGTGCAGGCGACCGAGGCCGTGTCGAAGCGATATTTCGAGGGTGCAATCCCTCCCGAGTGGCTGCGAGGTGGATCGTGA
- a CDS encoding transglutaminase family protein: MSVTLRLVHRAGYTYSGPSIASYNEARMIPKSTAAQTVSHTRMEITPTPWQDSWTDYWGTNVTTFEIHEPHDELKVVSISTVTVHRTPRAPGDLDWTVLAQPELTDQFGEYLELAGATHSGTDLTRAAAQLRDGCESPSAYVDAVLELLHQRQPYASDRAAHLPSADVAWEQRSGNAIDLAHVTLAMLRTAGIPARFVAGYRLSETDAEVGDVITGFGHAWVEWWDGSWCAVDPALRCAPDDFYIEVAHGRDYSDVVPLRGIFTGTPGSKMFVTVEISRLA; this comes from the coding sequence GTGAGCGTCACCCTGCGATTGGTGCATCGCGCCGGATACACCTATTCGGGTCCGTCGATCGCGTCGTACAACGAGGCGCGGATGATCCCCAAGTCGACTGCTGCCCAGACCGTTTCGCACACGCGGATGGAGATCACGCCCACTCCTTGGCAGGACTCCTGGACCGACTACTGGGGCACGAATGTCACCACCTTCGAGATCCACGAGCCGCACGACGAACTCAAGGTCGTGTCGATCAGCACGGTGACCGTGCACCGCACCCCGCGTGCGCCTGGTGATCTCGACTGGACTGTGCTCGCGCAGCCCGAGCTCACCGACCAGTTCGGTGAGTACCTCGAACTTGCCGGGGCCACGCACTCCGGAACAGATCTGACCCGTGCTGCTGCGCAACTGCGAGACGGCTGCGAGAGCCCGTCCGCCTATGTGGACGCTGTGCTCGAGCTGTTACACCAGCGCCAGCCGTACGCCTCCGACCGTGCCGCCCACCTTCCCTCGGCAGATGTCGCATGGGAGCAGCGCAGTGGCAACGCCATCGACCTCGCCCATGTCACCCTCGCCATGCTGCGCACCGCGGGAATCCCGGCGCGGTTCGTCGCCGGGTATCGGTTGAGCGAAACCGACGCCGAGGTGGGCGACGTGATCACCGGCTTCGGTCACGCATGGGTGGAGTGGTGGGACGGCAGTTGGTGTGCTGTCGACCCGGCGCTGCGTTGCGCACCCGACGACTTCTACATTGAAGTGGCACACGGCCGTGACTATTCGGACGTCGTGCCGCTGCGGGGCATCTTCACCGGCACCCCCGGCAGCAAGATGTTTGTCACGGTGGAGATCAGCCGGTTGGCCTGA
- a CDS encoding proline dehydrogenase family protein, with protein MGLSRSTKVRDVVEKAPISRDVVNRFVAGTTTSDAVRTARELDGTGRLVTIDFLGEDTLDRAQAIATRDAYLDLLADLADAGLSDGGRVEVSLKLSALGQALPRDGRKISLDYARSVCEAAAIADTTVTLDMEDHTTTDATLETLAALRKDFPQTGAVLQAYLRRTEADCRDLAYAGSRVRLCKGAYAEPSSVAFADKGEVDMNYVKCLRVLMEGEGYPMVASHDPRIIQIAGSLADKNLRAPESFEFQMLYGIRPKEQQRLADAGHRMRVYVPFGDEWYGYLMRRMAERPANTAFFVRALTSRS; from the coding sequence ATGGGCCTGAGCAGGAGCACCAAGGTGCGCGACGTCGTGGAGAAGGCGCCGATCAGCCGTGACGTGGTGAACCGTTTTGTCGCCGGCACCACCACCTCGGACGCCGTCCGCACCGCCCGCGAACTCGACGGCACCGGACGCCTGGTGACCATCGACTTCCTCGGCGAAGACACCCTCGACCGCGCCCAGGCGATCGCCACCCGTGACGCCTACCTCGACCTGCTCGCCGACCTTGCTGACGCCGGCCTCTCCGACGGCGGACGCGTCGAGGTCAGTCTGAAGCTCAGCGCACTCGGTCAGGCGTTGCCGCGCGACGGACGCAAGATCTCCCTCGATTACGCGCGCTCGGTGTGCGAAGCTGCGGCGATCGCCGACACCACGGTCACCCTCGACATGGAAGACCACACCACGACGGACGCCACCCTGGAAACCCTCGCGGCACTGCGCAAGGACTTCCCGCAGACCGGCGCAGTGCTGCAGGCCTACCTGCGCCGCACCGAAGCTGATTGTCGCGACCTTGCGTACGCAGGCAGCCGGGTGCGCTTGTGCAAGGGCGCCTACGCCGAGCCGTCCTCGGTGGCCTTCGCCGACAAGGGCGAGGTCGACATGAACTACGTGAAGTGCCTGCGGGTGCTCATGGAGGGCGAGGGCTACCCGATGGTGGCCAGCCACGATCCGCGCATCATCCAGATCGCGGGATCGCTGGCCGACAAGAACCTCCGGGCACCAGAATCCTTCGAGTTCCAGATGCTCTACGGCATCCGGCCCAAGGAGCAACAGCGCCTCGCCGATGCCGGTCATCGCATGCGGGTCTACGTGCCTTTCGGTGACGAGTGGTACGGCTATCTCATGCGACGCATGGCCGAGCGTCCGGCGAACACCGCGTTCTTCGTCCGCGCGCTCACCAGCCGCTCCTGA
- the proC gene encoding pyrroline-5-carboxylate reductase, with protein MSHRARSHAPEPRRLALLGAGVMGEALLAGLLRSGQPADLVTVNDRHAPRAQQIVDEYGVHAATAPDAVADADTVVLAVKPQDMEALLGQISGRLRPGALVVSIAAGITNAYLEARLPDGTAVARVMPNTPALVDRGMSAISPGTHCTEDDLAEAARLLEGCGKVVTLAEKHMDAVTAISGSGPAYIFYVVEAMIEAGVLLGLPRATSTELVVQTVVGAATMLQETGEHPTVLREQVSSPGGTTMAAVRQLDDHKVRAALMTAIEAAAQRSAQLAQG; from the coding sequence TTGTCGCACAGAGCACGCTCCCACGCGCCGGAGCCCCGTCGTCTCGCCCTGCTCGGGGCGGGCGTGATGGGGGAGGCGCTGCTGGCCGGACTGCTGCGTAGCGGTCAGCCCGCCGATCTGGTCACCGTCAACGATCGGCACGCACCGCGCGCTCAGCAGATCGTCGATGAGTACGGCGTCCACGCTGCTACTGCGCCCGATGCTGTCGCGGACGCCGACACCGTGGTGCTCGCTGTGAAACCCCAGGACATGGAAGCGCTGCTGGGGCAGATCAGCGGACGCCTACGCCCAGGTGCGCTCGTGGTCTCGATCGCCGCCGGCATCACCAACGCCTATCTCGAGGCTCGGCTCCCCGATGGCACCGCCGTCGCCCGCGTCATGCCCAACACTCCCGCGCTGGTCGACCGCGGCATGTCGGCGATCAGCCCCGGCACCCATTGCACCGAGGACGACCTGGCCGAGGCCGCGCGCCTGCTGGAGGGCTGCGGGAAGGTCGTGACGCTCGCCGAGAAGCACATGGACGCCGTCACCGCGATCAGCGGCAGCGGGCCCGCCTACATCTTCTACGTCGTCGAGGCCATGATCGAAGCGGGCGTGCTGCTCGGGCTGCCGCGTGCGACCTCGACCGAGTTGGTCGTGCAGACCGTGGTCGGCGCCGCGACGATGCTGCAGGAAACCGGCGAGCACCCCACCGTCCTGCGGGAGCAGGTGTCATCCCCGGGCGGCACGACGATGGCGGCCGTGCGGCAGTTGGACGATCACAAGGTGCGGGCCGCGCTGATGACTGCGATCGAAGCCGCCGCCCAGCGTTCGGCCCAGTTGGCTCAGGGCTGA